In the genome of Lathyrus oleraceus cultivar Zhongwan6 chromosome 4, CAAS_Psat_ZW6_1.0, whole genome shotgun sequence, the window ATCAATTATTAAGAAACAAGGAAATTAATAGAATTTCATTGTTATAGAGATGACATGATTAAAtggtttttttaccgagataacccagtttttcgaaaaaattcccaaaatacccaagttttcagaaaattttccaatctaccccacttttaggaggaggcaccaattgaattggcgactcctcttaaaaattgcaaggaggcgccaattcaattgtcaactcccttaaaaaagcctcaaatgacaaaacctctAACATGAAggttgtagatattttcaagacaatgaatttggacatgaattttgcatcatttggattttttatgagaacgttatgggcagttgaagttggacttctgagtttttcaactgttatctgacctataatgttttgtattattgcatgtgtttctgttagagttatgaaattttgtccaacataacaactgaagtagacatcttaaattttccaatgcacttggtcccacctcaaaataattaaaaatgagtgagttaggtccttgcgaactttacctaaaattagggtttctgtcaaaacatgtgtatgtgaattttgccaaaagggaccaacttcaagcccttctatttgaattataaaagcctcaaatgacaaaaccttcaacataaaagttgtagatcttttcaagatattgaatttggactaaaattttgcatcatttgcaatttttttgagaaaggtatgggcacctgaacttggactctttgacattttaattgttatgtggcctataatgttttgtattatcatatgtgtttattttagaattatgaaattttgtccaacataaaaatttaagtatacatctcaaactttccaatacactttgtcccacctcaaaatcataaaaaataagtGAGTTAGGTAGTTGGgtagttgacccaaaattagggtttcagtcaaaacatgtgtatgtgaattttgccaaaagggaccaacttcaagcccttctgtttgaatgataaaagcctcaaatgacaaaaccttcaacataaaagttgtagatcttttcaagataatgaatttggactaaaattttgtatcatttgcatttttttttagaaaggtatgggcacaaagaaacctaatgtttggagtttacacaaagataaatttgatataatacgaattgatattaataaaatttggagtttacacaaagaatcctaatggtgatgaccgggatcacctaaccgacctccggtcccatATCCCCTAGCTAtcctaacccttggccctaacccacgttgacgattctgcaccggtgtttgttcatctgatggtccaggagcgtcattgcatcctacaggagaagatccgttgaggtattcagccaactcagcatagtcttcaatattcaatgatggtgtaccggcgtagctgagctcatgacccatgccagagaagttggggtgttgttgactcatggatgggcgaccgggacggttgaagggagacatgggtgtgaatgatgggtctaggaaaggttggaaaggttgttgggggtgtttggaagagatatggttgtgggatgttttggtattgtgatgtttggggttcttggctacggtaggaggaggggcggttagtgttttggctaaggcgactttggtagggtgatggtgtgggtgcgaagcgatgttcggtctgaggttgatggtccatttgttggtggtggtatgggggatgttcttggtattggggttgggtgaattgtatgttttggttgtatgtttgtgtgtttgtggaacggaaagtttgacggataggtggttgtgagtaaccgggctgagaatgttgttgggggttagatgttgatccttcttgtgtgtaacttgtctggcgtgggtcgtagaggtacatatcatcggcgatgaattgaaatccaaccgatctgtaccaagccatataagtacgacttggttttaccttatttggcatgactgcgttagttaagacatggtcatgacggtgcttccacttgcgacactccgatcttgcgaaggtttgccaagggttgaagttctattggtcgttcactttacgcatatgccattctcgtaggctagctgggggatctgggatattctggaccataccgaactgcagtttcacacgatcggtgttgtgcatctccactgttgtgaaccgtattatcggtgtgcatgctCTCCATACGGCTGCGTCCATACCTTATTTGGCATGACTGCGTtagttaagacatggtcatgacggtgcttccacttgcgacactccgatcttgcgaaggtttgccaagggttgaagttccattggtcgttcactttacgcatatgccattctcgtaggctagctgggggatctgggatattctggaccataccgaactgcagcttcacacgatcggtgttgtgcatctccactgttgtgaaccgtattatcggtgtgcatgctgtccatacggctgcgtcttcagggttgacCTCATGCTCATGATCCAGtttaaggtatggacgccaaatgaactgaaatgttaaagaagataggatttaaatgaatgtagaaaaagtcaacataatatgatgaattagtgaagttattttgcttacgtctgtctgtcgaaggtgatccaacaggttgcgatactgagtaatacagtgtctcggacatctgctgtaactcataccacgtgccgaccatctacaccaaaaagttaaaataaattagttataggtactaaactgtaaggaagtaagtaaagatatagctatttaaacaacttacttttttgcatatggaaaagtgaaagggttgttattgaccggtgctagagacggtagtcttgaccatccccatgcttgtagcaaaacagcacatccagaaaatgtagatgtgtctttgtgggagtttttgcacaacgaactatagagataggctagacatgcggatccccaactgtaactacctattctatctacatctctaagtagaggtaagtacataatatgcatgctagaaccactaccttcgggaaataaaaaggatcctagtaacaacataatgtaacacctagttttgattattcgagcatcttcggtagaatgctcatctaaatataaactattataatatgactttaggcgtgagagtagtataccttgacctctagcattatcatctaacaaatcagtgtctaaaagctccatgcaaattgaatttgcatagttggtcttaccattaacagctttgccttcaattcgtagtcctaaaagcatgtagacgtcttctaacgtcacggtacactcaccggttggaaaccaaaatgtgtgtgtctctggcctccatctttcgcataagactagaatgaacttgttatctatagaccaagacataatcttgctaatctgaccaaaaccggcgagttcaacataaggttgaatcatcgggtccattgggacaaattcgtggactcgagttcgaaaccttgatacatcatataatagaaataatataaaacttgactaagttggtatttcaaaataaaatggggttggtggagatgaaacataaaatatttgtataagaaaaaacttacgtatgttgcgatgtttgcaactgttcctctgtgtgcttcacccattgtgagtaaagacatattgttggggagttggtgtagatgaaattggaagatgttgttgaaaatgaaattgtaaaagaagtattgtagatgaagtagtgagaatgttggtgtggaagaattgttgaaggagtggatgtatttataggaAAATGGATGAGAGCATAAAAatttgtgtttgcatggtgtctccacttcatttggcgaccatgtacaatccTAAAGAGGGGCGCCATTAaaattggcgacaccataggtacatgcatgcaaggctagttctgaatgcttggtttcgaggactgactTCATGGGGTCgccacttgaattggcgaccatgtacaagccttaagtataggcgccaaaccaattggcgaCACCATCTGCATGTTTGACACGTGGCATTCTTATCTCCTACATGCTGAACAACTCACTTgtggatggcttgcatgattgacacatcatctctgactatgttacatgtccgacacgtgtttgtcttgtctcctgcatgctgatgactagcttcttgatagcttgcatggttgacacatcatctcagactgtcttgcatgactgacacatcatctAAGACCTAGATTACATGTCAGACACGTGGTTGTCCggtctcctgcatgctgaagagtcacttgttgatagcttgcatggttgacacatcaactcacactgtcttgcatgacagacacatcatctcatgactagctagcatgcttgacacatcaactcacactgtcttgcatgacagacacatcatctcatgactagctagcatgcttgacacatcaactcacactgtcttgcatgacagacacatcatctcatgactagctagcatgcttgacacatcaactcacactgtcttgcatgacagacacatcatctcatgactaggtagcatgcttgacacatcaactcacactgtcttgcatgacagacacatcatctcagaactggcttgcatgcttgacacattatctcagagtagcttcaatgtctgacacatcatctcagaactagcttgcatgtgagacactgataccatctatttaagtgtcttatgtaacacccttctaaaataccccaaatatttaattaagaccacagcatataaatcaatatcagagtaatcatgcaccaagggtgtcacataatacttcacataattcaccgtaaaaatcagtcatgctcattatttaattcaacataaacacttctttaaaatttcgcagcggatagaaacattcaacatctgtaatatcttaaaattaacatttattcaacaaataaaacatcccgtcccgatgttacatctatcagagcatgacccactaaaaccactctagacttcaagcactagcttctactcaactcactgctcgttacctgaaaaatataactgtaagggtgagttcctcaatcgatataacaaatattataaatcatcatgttatgttaagtaactttacacgttaatcacccacatcatatcatgcattcagtagcagcatattcaactcaacatcatattcaaacacaacgtaaatgcaactcaatgagactcgactcttcatgcatgtggtaccatttggagtaaaactcccaacttaaaatcattgccagtttagtgggcatcaaggcataagccttcaactttcaacttagaattttttgccaatccaggccaacgtggtgtgagcaaaagccccataattttgccaatccaggccaacgtggtgtgagcaaaagccccgact includes:
- the LOC127075201 gene encoding protein MAIN-LIKE 2-like, whose protein sequence is MHVPMVSPILMAPLFRIVHGRQMKWRHHANTNFYALIHFPINTSTPSTILPHQHSHYFIYNTSFTISFSTTSSNFIYTNSPTICLYSQWVKHTEEQLQTSQHTFRTRVHEFVPMDPMIQPYVELAGFGQISKIMSWSIDNKFILVLCERWRPETHTFWFPTGECTVTLEDVYMLLGLRIEGKAVNGKTNYANSICMELLDTDLLDDNARGQGILLSRLKSYYNSLYLDEHSTEDARIIKTRCYIMLLLGSFLFPEGSGSSMHIMYLPLLRDVDRIGSYSWGSACLAYLYSSLCKNSHKDTSTFSGCAVLLQAWGWSRLPSLAPVNNNPFTFPYAKKWSARGMSYSRCPRHCITQYRNLLDHLRQTDFIWRPYLKLDHEHEVNPEDAAVWTACTPIIRFTTVEMHNTDRVKLQFGMVQNIPDPPASLREWHMRKVNDQWNFNPWQTFARSECRKWKHRHDHVLTNAVMPNKVWTQPYGEHAHR